Proteins from one Acropora muricata isolate sample 2 chromosome 9, ASM3666990v1, whole genome shotgun sequence genomic window:
- the LOC136929393 gene encoding ATP-binding cassette sub-family C member 4-like isoform X3, translating to MVSNDANRLKNAGWGMLFLVFAPLEIVTSGFLLWYLIGWQALLGAGFFFVVITYVSIMSKIAGHFHKKAASNTDERLEFMNEIITGIRTVKMSAWEWNFKDMLSGIRKKEMSWTCWRGAIISSFDALYFTNTSLAGFFSVTFLLYSKSCDQLTAFQIFTLISTLNVIRFSVSVSMGETLHLLADAKVSLQRIQNFLQSVSSVKFQEMPKDSSNRGKDNPGFHNIFDQQLNFAALISRQSENSHSQGENASPCISLKNVCCSWNEKDGLRTLQNITMDIYTKHFVAITGTVGSGKSSLLQTILGELPQTTGEMKCYGSIAYCPQLPWVFSGTVRENITFGKPFDNVRYQTIVNACSLQKDFQQLPKGDLTNIGQRGVCLSGGQRARTCLARTLYTNADIILLDDPFSAVDARVANHLFSECIQGLLSEKCRVLVTHHHEFLTRADEIFVLSDGKVVEHGTYDFLLTKDVLSNPEVVQNEKRSSGSFEHSERLTPFRRRSTSRSLQSRNEAIDLKENDEERKVGSVTWSLYWQYFRSAYPVIRLLCLFLLVLLAQVVLVSPHWWLSQIAEMSLSEQRSNVTLAIYASLVVGALFLSTAVSFLVYYTLLHASENLHNKMVTAVLQAPVLFFDTNPVGRILNRFSKDLGCMDDTLPPQFLLGVQLCLFTLGAALLSAVTNYWLIIGIIPLVVLFFYFGRYYLKTSRELWRIEALKCSPVYSHISDSMSGLEVIRSSGMEKKFLHDLFEYQDQNTSVVIMVLGCSKWLGVRLEVLCSLLVTLVAAGAVFITQLPAIAGMSLTYAMETLDAAQFGVQLMSEIENLMTSVERVLTYTNLTPEEGYFTADYHPTSSWPEKCDLKIENLSLSYLEGGTRVLKDITIEIKDKEKIGVVGRTGSGKSSMVAALFRMPEPDGKVTLNGVSLKSLDLQSARQTFSVITQDPVLFAGTLRSNLDPFNKHSDHELWTALEEAQMKQWACHLPGQLQHKLIESGSNISVGERQLLCLARVLLEKRKIVILDEANANVDFKTDRLIQEVIRTKFKNITIISIAHRVDTIIDYDRVLVLDEGRVVEFDRPSTLINRKGSYLAQLVKSFSDNVS from the exons ATGGTATCGAACGATGCGAATCGTCTTAAAAATGCGGGATGGGGAATGCTTTTCCTGGTATTTGCCCCATTAGAGATCGTAACATCTGGATTTCTGTTGTGGTACCTAATTGGATGGCAGGCGCTATTGGGAGCTGGCTTCTTCTTTGTGGTGATTACATATGTCTCTATAATGTCCAAGATAGCAGGTCATTTTCACAAGAAGGCAGCCTCAAACACTGACGAACGGCTTGAATTCATGAATGAAATCATCACTGGTATTCGAACGGTAAAGATGAGTGCGTGGGAATGGAATTTTAAAGACATGTTATCTGGCATACGAAA GAAAGAGATGAGCTGGACTTGTTGGAGAGGAGCGATCATTTCGAGTTTCGACGCTCTTTACTTCACAAACACGAGTTTGGCAGGTTTTTTCTCTGTAACATTTCTGCTTTACAGCAAATCCTGTGACCAGCTGACAGCATTTCAAATTTTCACCTTAATTTCCACCTTAAACGTGATCAGGTTTTCCGTATCGGTGTCCATGGGGGAGACACTCCATCTGCTAGCTGATGCTAAAGTTTCTTTGCAAagaattcaaaattttctgcAATCCGTTTCTTCAGTGAAATTCCAAGAAATGCCCAAAGACAGCTCGAACCGTGGCAAGGACAATCCAGGCTTCCACAACATTTTTGACCAACAGTTAAATTTTGCAGCATTAATCTCTAGGCAAAGCGAAAACTCACATTCACAAGGGGAAAATGCATCTCCGTGCATTTCCTTGAAAAATGTTTGCTGTAGTTGGAATGAGAAAGACGGATTAAGAACACTGCAAAACATCACTATGGACATTTACACTAAGCATTTCGTTGCTATAACTGGCACTGTTGGAAGTGGAAAATCATCTCTTCTTCAAACCATTTTGGGAGAGTTACCACAAACTACCGGTGAGATGAAATGTTATGGAAGCATTGCTTATTGTCCTCAACTTCCGTGGGTCTTTTCTGGGACAGTTCGAGAAAATATTACGTTTGGAAAACCGTTTGATAATGTTAGATATCAAACTATAGTGAACGCTTGTAGTCTTCAGAAAGACTTCCAACAGCTTCCAAAAGGAGATTTGACAAACATCGGACAAAGAGGAGTGTGTCTCAGCGGCGGTCAGAGAGCTCGCACCTGTTTGGCCCGTACATTGTATACAAATGCCGACATAATTTTACTCGATGATCCATTTAGTGCTGTTGATGCGAGGGTGGCCAATCACCTTTTCAGCGAATGTATTCAAGGTCTTCTCTCTGAGAAATGCCGCGTTTTGGTGACCCATCATCACGAATTTTTGACACGTGCAGATGAGATTTTTGTTCTTAGTGATGGCAAAGTTGTTGAACACGGAACGTATGATTTTCTTCTGACGAAAGACGTTTTGTCAAATCCTGAAGTTGTACAAAACGAGAAAAGAAGTAGTGGTTCATTTGAACACAGCGAGCGACTAACTCCCTTTAGAAGACGAAGCACCAGTAGATCTTTGCAGAGTCGAAATGAGGCTATTGATCTCAAGGAAAACGACGAAGAGAGAAAGGTTGGATCAGTTACATGGAGTCTCTATTGGCAGTACTTCCGTTCAGCATACCCTGTCATCAGACTTCTTTGCCTCTTCCTTCTTGTATTGCTTGCTCAAG ttgTCCTAGTCTCGCCTCACTGGTGGTTATCGCAAATAGCTGAAATGTCACTTAGCGAGCAACGTTCTAACGTCACGCTCGCAATCTACGCGTCCTTGGTAGTTGGAGCCCTTTTTCTCTCAACAGCCGTCTCTTTCTTGGTCTACTACACATTGCTTCACGCTTCGGAAAACCTGCACAACAAGATGGTAACAGCAGTCCTTCAAGCTCCAGTTCTCTTCTTTGACACCAACCCCGTTGGTCGGATCCTCAACCGCTTTTCTAAAGACCTTGGTTGCATGGACGACACTCTACCACCGCAGTTTCTGCTTGGTGTGCAGTTATGTCTCTTCACTCTTGGTGCTGCACTGCTTTCAGCGGTGACAAACTACTGGCTTATTATCGGCATCATTCCCTTAGTAGTACTGTTCTTCTACTTTGGAAGATATTACTTAAAGACATCCCGAGAGCTGTGGAGAATAGAAGCGTTGAAATGCAGCCCTGTGTATTCTCATATCTCAGACTCGATGTCTGGATTGGAGGTGATCAGATCCTCTGGAATGGAAAAGAAGTTTCTACACGATCTCTTTGA GTACCAGGATCAAAATACCTCAGTCGTCATAATGGTACTTGGATGTTCCAAATGGCTTGGTGTTCGTTTGGAAGTACTGTGTAGCTTACTTGTAACATTAGTGGCAGCAGGAGCAGTCTTTATTACGCAGTTACCAG CTATCGCAGGCATGTCTCTAACCTACGCAATGGAGACTTTAGACGCAGCTCAGTTTGGTGTCCAACTGATGTCAGAGATCGAGAATCTTATGACGTCAGTTGAGCGGGTTTTGACTTACACGAATCTAACACCAGAAGAAGGATATTTCACAGCGGACTATCATCCAACCTCTTCATGGCCTGAAAAATGCGATTTGAAGATTGAGAACCTCTCTCTGAGTTATCTAGAAGGGGGAACTCGCGTCCTCAAAGATATCACGATTGAAATCAAAGATAAAGAGAAAATAGGAGTTGTTGGAAGAACAGGATCTGGAAAGTCGTCCATGGTAGCAGCCCTCTTCAGAATGCCTGAGCCGGATGGAAAG GTAACGTTAAATGGAGTCAGCCTAAAGAGCCTAGATCTGCAGTCCGCTCGACAGACGTTCTCTGTGATAACTCAGGATCCTGTACTGTTTGCTGGCACCCTTAGAAGCAATCTTGACCCCTTCAACAAGCACTCGGACCATGAATTGTGGACAGCTCTTGAGGAAGCGCAAATGAAACAGTGGGCCTGTCATTTACCTGGGCAACTGCAGCACAAACTCATTGAGTCTGGCAGCAACATTAGTGTCGGTGAACGACAGCTGTTGTGCCTTGCACGCGTTCTACTAGAGAAGCGGAAAATTGTAATTCTAGACGAAGCAAATGCTAATGTAGATTTTAAGACAGATCGACTGATTCAAGAAGTCATTCGCACGAAATTTAAGAACATTACCATCATTAGTATTGCTCACAGGGTGGACACAATTATCGACTATGACCGAGTACTTGTATTGGATGAAGGGCGTGTTGTTGAGTTTGACAGACCTTCCACACTCATAAACAGAAAAGGAAGCTATTTGGCTCAGCTTGTGAAGAGCTTTAGCGACAACGTTAGTTAG